From a region of the Sulfuriferula plumbiphila genome:
- the pglZ gene encoding BREX-3 system phosphatase PglZ has product MSQWIERILSRFTADLDRLWVACDPDDVLLDERLLAELRSRGFEVLLYEDPFVFRTEFEERYRAAWDRGEPGPTPAVVVHWRGADPNELPWDLGHYGRVVSLGLAQLFPRLAYNVVKQLEPEHFAALLEAHDTELQGIRGENESKDFILERVYHLAPRSSIRTESDFWRDVLRMHFANRALPLVFAEHAASIIQSKGLLAGLPVAAWLSSKSALLRVVQEAWHRYLANLGMEGSRIGEPPPPDYVAKVDIPFAHSDVQSIVDSMFLNGSLHPLVVEVVPADAPGWIKAGIVQDPQARNAFVKKGIAKLIDAIPSATATHKAWSEFAKQYGETLARVHDLGNAYGTDGLAEVQALVKTLQEQSDAQLHAWVAAKHYADLSTLSFHNGPVMVHRIPDYLSSRRKALGADKIALLVFDGLALDQWVQIRERLVEATKRFAFDEGTSFAWLPTVTSVSRQALFSGRKPREFEESIGHTNKEEYLWKAYWQEQGVKPGEIYYQRSLRQIEQLDALQAALDDRRPKVVGLVVDEVDDRLHKERSKQDVALWIANWLKTGFVDRLFAMLLDRGFHIYLTADHGNVEAVGVGRPSEGDVPEARGERVRVYRSESLLAKSAAANANSVHLDIAGLPAGYMPLFAGGRTAFVPDGEQVVVHGGISVEELIVPFVKVKYVIGNE; this is encoded by the coding sequence ATGAGCCAGTGGATTGAACGAATTCTCAGTCGCTTCACAGCTGATCTCGACCGGCTGTGGGTGGCCTGCGATCCGGACGACGTCTTGCTGGACGAGCGTTTGCTGGCCGAACTGCGCAGCCGTGGCTTCGAGGTGCTGTTGTACGAAGACCCCTTTGTGTTCCGTACAGAGTTTGAGGAGCGCTATCGCGCCGCCTGGGACCGAGGCGAGCCCGGCCCCACGCCCGCTGTGGTTGTGCATTGGCGCGGTGCAGATCCCAATGAGCTGCCTTGGGACCTTGGGCACTATGGTCGTGTCGTAAGTCTGGGCTTGGCACAGTTGTTTCCGCGTTTGGCTTACAACGTGGTCAAGCAGCTTGAACCCGAGCACTTTGCCGCCTTGCTGGAGGCGCACGACACCGAGCTGCAGGGTATTCGCGGCGAGAACGAGTCCAAAGATTTCATACTGGAGCGGGTCTACCACCTGGCACCGCGCTCCAGCATTCGCACGGAAAGTGATTTCTGGCGTGATGTGCTGCGGATGCACTTTGCTAACCGTGCGCTGCCCCTGGTCTTTGCCGAGCACGCAGCCAGCATCATCCAGAGCAAGGGACTGCTTGCAGGCCTTCCGGTGGCCGCGTGGCTGTCGTCGAAGAGTGCGTTGCTGCGCGTGGTGCAGGAGGCTTGGCATCGCTACCTGGCGAACTTGGGCATGGAAGGCTCACGCATTGGCGAGCCACCACCCCCCGATTACGTGGCCAAAGTCGATATTCCGTTTGCGCACTCGGATGTGCAATCCATCGTTGATTCGATGTTCTTGAATGGCTCCTTGCACCCGCTGGTCGTTGAGGTTGTGCCAGCTGACGCGCCAGGCTGGATCAAGGCCGGGATTGTGCAAGACCCGCAAGCGCGCAACGCTTTTGTGAAAAAGGGAATTGCCAAGCTGATTGACGCGATTCCAAGCGCGACGGCTACGCACAAGGCCTGGAGCGAGTTTGCCAAGCAGTACGGCGAAACTCTCGCCCGCGTGCACGATCTGGGCAATGCCTATGGCACAGACGGTTTGGCAGAGGTGCAGGCTCTCGTGAAAACACTGCAAGAACAGTCGGATGCGCAGCTACATGCGTGGGTGGCTGCCAAGCACTATGCGGATCTGAGCACGCTCTCGTTCCACAACGGGCCGGTGATGGTGCATCGGATTCCCGACTATCTGAGCTCTCGCCGGAAAGCGCTCGGGGCCGACAAGATCGCACTCCTGGTTTTTGATGGCTTAGCCTTGGACCAGTGGGTACAGATTCGGGAGCGGTTAGTCGAGGCGACGAAGCGCTTTGCGTTTGATGAAGGTACTTCCTTCGCTTGGCTCCCCACCGTGACCTCGGTGTCGCGGCAGGCCCTGTTCTCTGGCCGTAAACCGCGGGAATTCGAAGAGTCGATCGGCCATACCAACAAAGAAGAGTACCTGTGGAAGGCCTACTGGCAGGAGCAAGGCGTCAAGCCGGGCGAAATCTACTACCAGCGCTCGTTGCGGCAGATTGAGCAGCTGGATGCCTTGCAAGCAGCGCTGGACGATCGTCGGCCCAAGGTGGTCGGGTTGGTGGTCGACGAGGTGGATGACCGACTGCACAAGGAACGCTCCAAACAAGATGTGGCCTTGTGGATCGCGAACTGGTTGAAAACAGGCTTCGTCGATCGCTTGTTTGCGATGCTGCTCGACAGAGGCTTTCATATTTACCTGACAGCGGATCACGGCAACGTTGAAGCTGTTGGCGTGGGACGTCCATCTGAAGGGGATGTTCCAGAAGCCCGTGGCGAACGGGTGCGCGTGTATCGCAGTGAATCGTTGTTGGCTAAATCCGCAGCGGCAAATGCCAACTCAGTGCACTTGGACATCGCTGGACTACCGGCGGGCTATATGCCCTTATTCGCGGGTGGCCGAACGGCTTTTGTTCCCGATGGCGAGCAAGTGGTTGTCCACGGCGGCATCTCGGTAGAAGAGCTGATCGTGCCGTTTGTGAAAGTTAAATATGTGATTGGAAACGAATGA
- the mcrC gene encoding 5-methylcytosine-specific restriction endonuclease system specificity protein McrC, translating to MGVVAEQVESASVDANGYIGRIPVRNLWLLMLYASELFRTRGIGKVGLEDNPDDLPDLVAEILAHAVEVRQRRRLNLGYRSRDAVLNRVRGRIDVLNTERHRLLDRGLVACRFDELTVDTPRNRFVRAALETIARIVQRKDVSHRCRSLASGMKAMGVSGDVPTRAQMSTDRFGRNDADDRFMVAAAKLAFDLALPTEVAGTNVLTLPEREVTWVRRLFEKAVGGFYDVVLQPQGWRVRCGGTLGWQIEQKTSGIDKILPTMRTDVVLDHAPSGRRIVIDTKFTSIVTSGWYREETLRSGYVYQIYAYLRSQVGRGDPLADDASGLLLHPSVGDAVDETVVIQGHGIRFATVDLTASPGEIRSQLLRLCEPALQ from the coding sequence ATGGGTGTGGTCGCGGAGCAGGTCGAGAGCGCGTCGGTCGACGCAAATGGCTACATCGGACGTATTCCGGTGCGCAATCTGTGGCTGCTGATGCTGTACGCGTCGGAATTGTTCCGCACTCGCGGCATCGGCAAGGTTGGCCTGGAGGACAACCCTGACGATCTCCCCGATCTGGTCGCCGAGATTCTGGCCCACGCAGTCGAAGTCAGGCAGCGCCGCCGCCTCAACCTGGGCTACCGATCTCGGGATGCTGTCCTAAATCGCGTGCGCGGGCGAATTGATGTCCTGAATACGGAGCGGCATCGATTGCTGGATCGTGGCTTAGTGGCCTGTCGATTTGATGAGCTGACCGTCGACACGCCACGCAATCGCTTTGTGCGCGCGGCACTAGAGACCATCGCCCGAATTGTGCAAAGGAAGGACGTGTCTCATCGCTGCCGCTCACTTGCCAGCGGCATGAAGGCCATGGGTGTTTCCGGCGATGTACCCACTCGCGCGCAGATGAGCACAGATCGCTTTGGCCGCAACGACGCTGATGACAGATTCATGGTGGCTGCGGCGAAGCTGGCTTTTGATCTTGCCTTGCCAACTGAGGTGGCAGGGACGAACGTGTTGACTCTGCCGGAACGCGAGGTCACCTGGGTCCGGCGACTGTTCGAGAAGGCCGTGGGCGGCTTCTATGACGTGGTACTGCAACCGCAGGGATGGCGGGTTCGCTGTGGCGGTACGCTGGGCTGGCAAATCGAACAGAAGACATCGGGAATCGACAAGATCTTGCCGACGATGCGAACCGACGTGGTACTCGACCATGCGCCTTCTGGCCGGCGAATCGTCATCGACACCAAGTTCACGTCGATCGTGACGAGCGGATGGTATCGAGAGGAGACGCTGCGCAGCGGGTACGTGTACCAGATCTACGCCTACCTGCGATCCCAGGTCGGGCGCGGCGATCCGCTTGCGGATGACGCCAGTGGGCTGTTGCTTCACCCTTCCGTCGGCGACGCCGTTGATGAGACGGTTGTCATCCAGGGGCATGGCATCCGATTTGCGACGGTGGATCTGACAGCATCGCCCGGCGAGATTCGATCGCAATTGCTGCGCTTGTGTGAGCCAGCGCTTCAGTAG
- a CDS encoding AAA family ATPase, which yields MNIKTENSSAQASWFVGASYGGTDDQLPRFLSEGIWENGYEDKHLDVVRSMRPGDQIAIKSSYTRKHGLPFDSRGQAVSVMAIKAIGTITENLNDGQRVKVDWTKIEPVREWYFYTHRGTVWRVLPGEWMTDGLISFAFHNKPQDVERFRNAPYWRERFGTVAADKHRFGWTKFYEAIADKLLTYRANRAALVEGIREISVRVDGLGHLAEDKYADGTTGFVKDICPFTTMGLFNRGIKDSNRKIIATELAKFLGVDEPVPETFEGIPLLNNLKSWYFPFEINRATDHIDALWGVFAAGIAYADTDDDLAREEFAKAFDSANGRRGVAWNLTFGLYWIRPWAFLSLDHNSQLYVSKKLGVPIGMHGPKRRCNSADYLAVMDVLEPRFQETAYPVHSYPELSLEAWLYKDPTDEKSPVGEDDAGDVDDGDDATEATAPEDVHVAVPIVPYSVDDILKDGCFLERNEIDRLLDRLRTKKNLILQGPPGTGKTWLAKRLAFALMGQKDESKVRAVQFHPNLSYEDFVRGWRPTGEGKLSLADGVFMEAIKAASKDPSSKFVVVIEEINRGNPAQIFGELLTLLEAGKRTPNEALELCYPDADGKRRPVHIPENLYVVGTMNIADRSLALVDLALRRRFAFVGLEPRLGTAWRDWAVKECAVDPALVADIEHRIAELNDQIAADARLGKQFRIGHSYVTPAHRLEAGDTKKWFQQVVETEIGPLLDEYWFDAPDEAQKACARLLQGW from the coding sequence ATGAACATAAAAACAGAGAACTCGAGCGCACAGGCGAGCTGGTTTGTTGGCGCAAGCTACGGGGGCACGGACGATCAGTTGCCACGCTTTCTGTCCGAGGGGATTTGGGAGAACGGCTACGAGGACAAGCATCTCGACGTGGTGCGATCGATGCGACCAGGAGATCAGATCGCCATCAAGTCGTCCTACACGCGCAAGCATGGGCTACCCTTTGACAGCCGTGGACAAGCGGTTTCGGTGATGGCGATCAAGGCAATTGGTACGATCACTGAGAACCTGAATGATGGTCAGCGAGTTAAGGTTGACTGGACAAAAATCGAACCGGTGCGTGAGTGGTATTTCTATACCCACCGGGGAACGGTGTGGCGCGTTTTGCCTGGTGAATGGATGACCGATGGTTTGATCAGCTTCGCCTTCCACAACAAGCCGCAGGACGTTGAGCGTTTCCGAAACGCTCCCTACTGGCGGGAGCGATTCGGGACGGTGGCAGCAGACAAACATCGCTTCGGCTGGACAAAGTTCTATGAAGCAATCGCGGACAAGCTGCTCACCTATCGCGCCAACAGGGCAGCCCTTGTGGAGGGAATCCGGGAGATCTCCGTTCGCGTCGACGGACTCGGCCATCTGGCAGAGGATAAGTATGCAGACGGCACTACGGGCTTCGTAAAGGACATCTGCCCGTTCACGACGATGGGTCTGTTCAATCGGGGCATCAAGGACTCCAACCGCAAGATCATCGCGACCGAGTTGGCAAAATTCCTGGGCGTCGACGAGCCGGTTCCAGAGACGTTCGAAGGCATCCCGCTGCTGAACAACTTGAAGTCCTGGTACTTTCCATTCGAGATCAATCGCGCCACCGACCACATTGACGCGCTTTGGGGGGTCTTCGCAGCGGGTATCGCGTACGCAGATACCGACGATGACCTTGCCCGCGAGGAGTTCGCCAAGGCTTTCGACAGCGCGAACGGTCGGCGAGGCGTTGCATGGAATCTGACGTTCGGCCTGTATTGGATCAGGCCTTGGGCGTTCCTGAGCCTTGATCACAACTCTCAGCTCTATGTCAGCAAGAAGCTCGGTGTGCCGATTGGCATGCACGGCCCGAAGAGGCGCTGCAATTCGGCAGACTACCTTGCCGTGATGGATGTATTGGAGCCGCGCTTCCAGGAGACCGCTTACCCGGTCCATTCCTACCCTGAGCTTTCGCTGGAAGCATGGCTGTACAAGGACCCCACCGATGAGAAGTCTCCGGTCGGCGAAGACGACGCTGGTGACGTCGATGATGGTGACGATGCTACCGAGGCAACTGCACCAGAGGACGTTCATGTTGCCGTGCCGATCGTGCCGTACTCGGTCGACGACATTCTCAAGGACGGATGCTTCCTTGAACGCAACGAGATCGATCGGCTTCTGGACCGCCTTCGCACCAAGAAGAACCTGATCCTTCAGGGGCCACCAGGCACCGGCAAGACGTGGCTTGCGAAGCGCCTGGCGTTTGCGCTGATGGGTCAAAAGGACGAAAGCAAAGTCCGTGCGGTGCAGTTTCACCCCAACCTGTCCTACGAGGATTTCGTCAGAGGATGGCGGCCGACCGGCGAGGGGAAATTGTCGCTAGCCGACGGCGTATTCATGGAAGCGATCAAGGCAGCGTCGAAGGACCCATCGTCGAAGTTCGTCGTGGTGATCGAGGAGATCAACCGTGGCAACCCGGCGCAGATCTTCGGCGAACTCCTGACGCTGCTTGAAGCTGGAAAGCGCACGCCCAATGAGGCACTGGAACTGTGCTACCCGGACGCGGATGGCAAACGTCGCCCCGTCCACATTCCGGAAAACCTCTACGTCGTCGGCACGATGAATATCGCCGACAGGTCGTTGGCCCTGGTCGATCTCGCGTTGCGTCGGCGTTTCGCCTTCGTGGGGCTCGAGCCAAGGCTTGGCACCGCATGGCGGGATTGGGCTGTCAAGGAGTGTGCTGTCGATCCTGCTCTGGTCGCGGATATTGAGCACCGGATTGCAGAGCTAAATGACCAGATAGCGGCTGACGCTCGCCTTGGAAAGCAGTTCCGGATCGGCCATAGCTACGTGACGCCCGCCCATAGGCTGGAGGCCGGGGACACGAAAAAGTGGTTCCAGCAGGTGGTCGAGACTGAGATCGGGCCACTGCTCGATGAGTATTGGTTTGACGCCCCTGACGAAGCGCAGAAGGCGTGTGCGCGGCTGCTTCAGGGCTGGTAA
- a CDS encoding DNA methyltransferase, with amino-acid sequence MNDFFQSQSSKSGPVECLGQTFPNENARRDHFLKLLAEKLKDPAFRKIEGFPQGTDEAILAMSDPPYYTACPNPFLEDFVRHYGKPYDPSAKYSREPQTVDVTVGKTDALYKAHSYHTKVPHLAIVPSILHYTEPGDIVLDAFGGSGMTGVAAQWCGLAPATYRHELEMEWKKQGKPAPKWGARRAVINDLSPAATFIGANYNIPLDVAVFAKAGKQMLKELEQDIGWMYETTHTDGKTKGRIEYTVWSEVFTCPHCAGEVNFLDEALDEETKRVRDDFPCPHCGAELTKKKLEKLFETTVDPVSGKALKTAKRVPSLIFYIASGKKYEKKPDNFDRQVLGKIAALSFPAAFPASRMMHAAEDQQKWGDKWRAGSASFSHVHHLFLPRAAQAVGKLWEKANANPDPRIRAFLLYMVEQAIAGLSVLNRYGPTHFSQVNRILTGVYYVASQHSECSPWYNLGGKLDRLIKAFSDYKVGAGNTAITTGTAAQLGLPDSSIDYIFTDPPFGDNLAYSELNFIVEAFHRVFTHQGPEAVMSDSQQKGLHEYYRLMKSCFAEYYRVLKPGRWMTVVFSNTQAAVWNGIRTALQEAGFVIANVSALNKVQGSFNAVSNATSVKQDLVITAYKPNGGLEARFIKAGGQVDSVWDFVRTHLGYLPSVKMKGGELEFIQERDPRIIFDRMVAWFVKHDFVVPLSSQEFQSGLSQRFEPRDGMIFLPEQAAEYDKKRLQVAVAPQIEMFVSDERSAIDWLSDFLKKRPSTYAEITSEYMPIIGAAKKKGEVIPELARLLDENFIQYDGKGEVPSQIHSYLSSNHKDQRGLEKNDPALMTKAKDRWYVPDPNKAQDLEMKREKALLKEFETYKAFTGRKIKESRLEVLRAGFRAAWATKEYQTIINVANKLPEETLQEDEKLLTLYDMALTRTEDGL; translated from the coding sequence ATGAATGATTTTTTTCAGAGCCAATCGTCAAAATCCGGTCCGGTGGAATGTCTGGGCCAAACATTCCCGAACGAGAATGCGCGCCGCGACCATTTTCTGAAGCTGTTGGCCGAGAAGCTAAAAGATCCGGCGTTCCGCAAGATCGAAGGATTCCCACAGGGCACGGATGAAGCCATCCTGGCGATGTCTGATCCGCCGTACTACACAGCCTGCCCGAACCCGTTTCTTGAGGACTTCGTGCGTCACTACGGCAAGCCTTACGACCCGAGCGCAAAGTACAGCAGGGAACCACAAACAGTCGACGTGACGGTTGGTAAAACAGACGCGCTTTATAAAGCCCACTCGTATCACACCAAGGTGCCCCATCTTGCAATCGTGCCGTCGATCCTGCACTACACAGAACCCGGTGACATCGTTCTCGATGCTTTCGGCGGGTCAGGAATGACAGGGGTTGCCGCGCAGTGGTGTGGCTTGGCACCGGCGACCTATCGGCATGAATTGGAGATGGAATGGAAAAAACAAGGCAAGCCAGCGCCCAAATGGGGCGCACGGCGCGCCGTCATCAATGATTTGTCGCCAGCCGCCACCTTCATTGGTGCCAACTACAACATTCCGCTCGATGTCGCAGTCTTTGCCAAAGCTGGCAAGCAAATGCTCAAAGAGCTGGAACAAGATATTGGCTGGATGTACGAAACCACTCACACCGACGGCAAAACCAAGGGACGGATTGAGTACACGGTGTGGAGTGAGGTTTTCACCTGCCCGCATTGCGCTGGGGAGGTCAACTTCCTTGATGAAGCATTGGACGAGGAGACCAAGCGGGTCCGAGACGACTTCCCTTGCCCACATTGTGGTGCTGAACTTACCAAGAAGAAGCTCGAAAAACTCTTCGAAACGACAGTCGACCCCGTTTCAGGAAAAGCTCTCAAAACCGCAAAACGGGTACCGAGCCTGATCTTCTATATAGCGAGTGGCAAAAAGTATGAGAAAAAACCTGACAACTTCGATCGTCAGGTATTGGGGAAAATTGCGGCACTGAGTTTTCCTGCAGCTTTCCCGGCCAGTCGAATGATGCATGCCGCAGAAGATCAGCAGAAGTGGGGTGACAAATGGCGTGCCGGATCGGCGTCTTTTTCACACGTTCATCACCTTTTTCTTCCGCGCGCTGCACAAGCCGTTGGGAAACTTTGGGAGAAAGCCAATGCAAACCCAGATCCTCGCATCCGCGCTTTCTTGTTGTACATGGTCGAGCAGGCGATTGCCGGCCTATCAGTATTGAATCGGTATGGGCCCACGCACTTTTCTCAAGTTAACCGCATTTTGACCGGCGTTTACTACGTCGCATCACAACATTCCGAATGCAGCCCTTGGTACAACTTGGGCGGCAAACTCGACCGCCTGATCAAAGCGTTCAGTGATTACAAAGTCGGTGCTGGCAATACGGCGATCACTACAGGCACGGCCGCCCAGCTCGGACTGCCCGACAGCAGCATTGATTACATCTTTACCGACCCACCTTTCGGCGACAACCTCGCGTATTCCGAACTGAATTTTATCGTCGAGGCCTTCCATCGCGTATTTACACACCAAGGGCCTGAAGCGGTTATGAGTGACAGCCAACAAAAAGGCTTGCACGAGTACTACCGGCTGATGAAGTCCTGTTTTGCGGAGTATTACCGCGTACTCAAACCCGGGCGCTGGATGACGGTCGTTTTTTCGAACACCCAAGCTGCCGTTTGGAACGGAATTCGAACCGCTCTGCAGGAGGCGGGATTCGTCATCGCCAACGTATCCGCGCTGAACAAGGTGCAGGGCAGCTTTAATGCGGTTTCAAACGCAACATCTGTCAAACAGGACTTGGTCATCACTGCCTATAAACCCAATGGCGGACTGGAAGCGCGGTTCATCAAAGCGGGAGGTCAAGTCGATTCTGTGTGGGACTTTGTTCGAACGCACTTAGGGTATCTTCCGTCCGTCAAAATGAAGGGTGGCGAACTTGAATTTATTCAGGAGCGCGACCCGCGAATCATCTTTGACCGCATGGTGGCGTGGTTTGTGAAGCATGACTTTGTCGTGCCATTGTCCAGTCAGGAATTTCAGTCAGGTCTCAGCCAGCGTTTTGAACCGCGTGACGGGATGATTTTTCTACCTGAGCAAGCTGCGGAATATGACAAAAAGCGGCTGCAGGTGGCTGTGGCACCTCAGATTGAAATGTTCGTTTCTGACGAGCGAAGTGCTATCGACTGGCTATCTGATTTCTTGAAGAAACGTCCGTCAACATATGCAGAAATTACATCGGAATACATGCCAATTATTGGCGCGGCGAAAAAGAAAGGTGAAGTGATACCTGAGCTCGCCCGACTGCTGGATGAAAACTTCATTCAATACGATGGCAAGGGTGAAGTACCCAGCCAGATTCACAGCTACCTCTCCTCGAACCACAAAGACCAGCGTGGCCTCGAAAAGAATGACCCGGCCCTGATGACAAAGGCCAAAGATCGCTGGTACGTGCCTGACCCGAACAAGGCGCAAGACTTGGAAATGAAGCGCGAAAAAGCACTGCTGAAAGAGTTCGAGACCTACAAGGCCTTCACCGGACGCAAGATCAAAGAGTCGCGTCTGGAGGTGCTGCGTGCTGGTTTCCGGGCGGCGTGGGCGACCAAGGAATACCAGACCATCATCAACGTCGCCAACAAGCTGCCCGAGGAGACGCTTCAGGAAGATGAAAAGCTGCTCACCCTCTATGACATGGCGTTGACCCGCACAGAGGACGGGCTCTGA
- a CDS encoding DEAD/DEAH box helicase, whose product MAGGGFNVGDWCWLTRQAASCRVIDRQEVWGESAYRVWLPAKDAVVRARASDLAPLDSVRPTVEEILHTTAAAKLLDALEDNLLLAPIQSSVVPLPHQLYALNRAISRDRIRYLLADEVGLGKTIEAGLVLRELKLRGRVKRVLVVAPKGLVRQWQAEMRLHFGEHLQFIEPSELAAFRQWRSGNQGDEDNLWRMHDQVICSLDSVKPMESRRGWSLEQLNNYNRERFEDLISASWDLVIIDEAHRMGGSTEQVARYKLGAALAEASPYLLLLSATPHQGKTDQFLRLMQLLDRDAFPDESSVNRDRVRPFVIRTEKRLSINADGQPLFKPRVTRLQAVAWQARHNAQRRLYEAVTDYVRHGYNQAMAAKQRHIGFLMILMQRLVTSSTAAIRTTLEKRLALLEEPQPQPSLFENTSEEDWADLDGQSQVDLAMQATGWELEKSEVEILLALARETEASGTDAKAEALLELIYKLQQEENDPALKVLLFTEFVPTQAMLANYLESRGFSVATLNGGMDLDARSKAQKAFSQDVRVLISTDAGGEGLNLQFCHVIVNFDMPWNPMRIEQRIGRVDRIGQRHVVRAINFVLEDTVEHRVRQVLEEKLEVIAQQFGVDKASDVMDSAEAEPLFEELFVHGLQNPASIEQECDAVVSQLRETLAESKKSSELLSDAHELEADDARKWRDHPAQFWLERAITSGLAARGGAATKVGKAWRVTWADGSEAAQVCFDARTADENHDIEWVTLEDPRARAVISELPRFVAGQPLPVIRVTGLPDSVSGVWSLWEISLAAEGLNRKRYLPVFTNEEGRAFVPTAKRVWDLLLTETVVVHGVSGTEEAVKWFDAALTAAKAQGERIFTEMLEAHRTRLQEERERADYAFEARQQAIGRIGLPAVREHRRKRLQQEHDARLAALAEAAASVPDLNAVMMVRVSAEVQPGENVRETQST is encoded by the coding sequence GTGGCGGGCGGCGGCTTCAACGTTGGCGATTGGTGCTGGCTGACGCGACAGGCTGCGTCTTGTCGCGTCATCGATCGGCAAGAGGTATGGGGTGAGAGTGCTTACCGCGTCTGGCTGCCAGCCAAAGACGCAGTGGTGCGGGCACGTGCCTCAGATCTTGCGCCGTTGGACAGCGTTCGCCCTACGGTGGAGGAAATCCTGCACACCACGGCGGCGGCCAAGCTGCTGGATGCGCTGGAAGACAACTTGTTGCTCGCGCCCATCCAGTCCAGCGTGGTGCCACTGCCGCATCAGTTGTACGCACTGAATCGCGCCATCAGCCGCGACCGTATTCGTTACCTGCTGGCAGATGAGGTGGGCTTGGGCAAGACCATCGAAGCCGGGCTGGTGTTGCGGGAATTGAAGCTACGCGGCCGGGTGAAAAGAGTGCTGGTGGTCGCGCCTAAGGGGTTGGTGCGCCAGTGGCAGGCGGAAATGCGTTTGCATTTCGGTGAGCATCTGCAGTTCATCGAGCCCTCTGAGTTGGCTGCATTTCGCCAATGGCGCAGTGGCAACCAGGGGGATGAAGACAACCTGTGGCGTATGCATGACCAGGTGATCTGCTCACTGGATTCGGTCAAACCGATGGAGAGTCGGCGCGGCTGGAGTCTGGAGCAGCTCAACAACTACAACCGCGAACGCTTTGAAGACCTGATCTCGGCCTCTTGGGATTTGGTCATCATCGATGAAGCCCACCGTATGGGCGGCAGCACCGAACAGGTGGCGCGCTACAAGCTGGGTGCAGCATTGGCAGAAGCATCGCCCTACCTCCTGTTGCTGTCAGCCACGCCGCACCAGGGAAAGACCGACCAGTTCCTGCGCTTGATGCAGTTGCTGGACCGCGACGCCTTCCCTGACGAAAGCAGCGTGAACCGCGATCGCGTGCGGCCGTTTGTGATTCGTACAGAAAAGCGGCTGTCGATCAACGCCGATGGTCAGCCACTCTTCAAGCCGCGAGTCACCCGGCTGCAGGCCGTGGCCTGGCAGGCGCGCCACAACGCGCAGCGGCGCTTGTATGAGGCCGTGACCGACTACGTGCGCCATGGCTACAACCAGGCAATGGCCGCCAAGCAGCGTCATATCGGGTTTTTGATGATTCTGATGCAGCGTTTAGTGACGTCCAGCACTGCCGCTATTCGCACGACGCTGGAAAAGCGGCTGGCATTGCTGGAGGAGCCCCAGCCACAACCCTCGTTGTTTGAGAACACCAGCGAGGAAGACTGGGCTGACCTGGACGGCCAGTCGCAGGTGGATTTGGCCATGCAGGCCACCGGCTGGGAGCTGGAAAAGTCCGAAGTGGAAATACTGCTCGCTCTGGCCCGCGAGACCGAAGCCTCGGGCACCGATGCCAAGGCAGAAGCCTTGCTGGAGCTGATCTACAAACTGCAGCAGGAAGAAAACGACCCTGCCCTGAAGGTGCTGCTCTTCACCGAGTTTGTGCCGACCCAAGCCATGCTGGCCAATTACCTGGAAAGCCGTGGCTTTTCGGTGGCCACCCTTAACGGCGGCATGGATCTGGATGCACGCAGCAAGGCGCAAAAGGCGTTCTCTCAAGACGTGCGCGTACTGATCTCGACAGACGCTGGCGGCGAAGGTTTGAACCTGCAGTTCTGCCACGTCATCGTCAATTTCGACATGCCTTGGAACCCGATGCGCATTGAACAGCGCATCGGCCGCGTCGACCGTATTGGCCAGCGGCACGTGGTGCGCGCCATCAACTTTGTGCTGGAAGACACCGTGGAGCACCGGGTTCGCCAGGTGCTGGAAGAAAAGCTGGAAGTGATCGCCCAACAGTTCGGCGTGGACAAGGCGTCCGACGTGATGGACTCGGCGGAAGCAGAGCCTTTGTTCGAAGAGCTGTTCGTGCATGGTTTGCAGAACCCGGCTTCGATAGAGCAGGAATGCGATGCGGTGGTTTCGCAGTTGCGCGAGACCTTGGCCGAGTCAAAAAAGAGCAGCGAATTGCTCTCGGACGCGCACGAGCTGGAAGCGGACGATGCCCGCAAATGGCGCGACCACCCGGCACAGTTCTGGCTGGAGCGAGCCATCACCTCTGGCTTGGCCGCACGCGGCGGTGCAGCAACCAAGGTGGGCAAGGCGTGGCGTGTGACTTGGGCGGATGGCAGCGAAGCAGCGCAGGTTTGCTTTGACGCGCGTACCGCTGACGAGAACCATGACATTGAGTGGGTGACGCTGGAAGACCCGCGCGCGCGCGCAGTGATCAGCGAGTTGCCCCGCTTTGTGGCAGGCCAACCCTTGCCAGTGATACGGGTGACGGGCCTGCCTGATTCTGTGAGCGGAGTGTGGTCCCTCTGGGAGATCAGCCTTGCGGCGGAAGGCTTGAACCGCAAGCGTTACCTGCCCGTTTTTACCAACGAAGAGGGCCGCGCTTTTGTGCCGACGGCCAAACGCGTGTGGGATTTGCTGCTGACCGAAACAGTGGTCGTACACGGGGTCAGCGGCACCGAAGAGGCTGTGAAATGGTTTGACGCAGCACTCACGGCGGCAAAAGCCCAAGGCGAGCGGATCTTTACCGAGATGCTGGAGGCGCATCGGACCCGACTGCAAGAGGAGCGGGAGCGTGCTGACTACGCCTTTGAAGCAAGGCAACAGGCTATCGGCCGCATCGGGCTGCCTGCTGTCCGCGAGCATCGTCGCAAGCGTCTGCAACAAGAACACGACGCCAGACTGGCCGCCTTGGCCGAGGCTGCGGCCAGTGTGCCGGATCTGAACGCGGTAATGATGGTACGCGTCTCCGCCGAGGTTCAGCCTGGCGAGAACGTGAGGGAGACACAAAGCACATGA